In one window of Comamonas testosteroni DNA:
- the trpE gene encoding anthranilate synthase component I, whose amino-acid sequence MITELEFKSLAAQGYNRIPLLIEAFADLETPLSLYLKLAHANGDGKYSFLLESVVGGERFGRYSFIGLPARSFVRASGFGDQARTEVVTDGKVVETAGGNPLDFIAAYQQRFKVAVTPGMPRFCGGLAGYFGYDAVRYIEKKLENSCPPDSLGTPDIMLLQCEEVAVIDNLSGKLYLIVYANPGEAEAYTRAKKRLRQLKEQLRYSVSAPQIRAGESYPAERSFDKQDYLDAVQKAKELIAAGDFMQVQVGQRIHKRFTASPLSLYRALRSLNPSPYMYFYHFGDFHVVGASPEILVRQERTPDGQKVTIRPLAGTRPRGNTVEADKATEQELIADPKERAEHVMLIDLARNDIGRIARTGSVKVTEAFAVERYSHVMHIVSNVEGILQDGMENMDVFKATFPAGTLTGAPKVHAMEIIDRLEPSKRGIYGGACGYLSFAGDMDLAIAIRTGVIKDNVLYVQAAAGVVADSVPELEWRETEHKARALLRAAELVEEGLE is encoded by the coding sequence GTGATCACGGAACTGGAATTCAAATCGCTTGCGGCCCAAGGCTATAACCGCATCCCGCTGTTAATTGAGGCCTTTGCCGACCTCGAAACCCCGCTGTCCCTCTATCTCAAGCTGGCCCATGCCAATGGCGACGGCAAGTACAGCTTCTTGCTGGAATCCGTGGTCGGCGGCGAGCGCTTCGGCCGCTACAGCTTCATCGGTCTGCCGGCACGCAGCTTTGTGCGCGCCTCGGGCTTTGGTGACCAGGCCAGGACCGAGGTGGTGACCGATGGCAAGGTGGTGGAGACGGCCGGCGGCAATCCGCTGGACTTCATTGCGGCCTATCAGCAGCGCTTCAAGGTGGCCGTCACACCCGGCATGCCGCGCTTTTGTGGCGGCCTGGCCGGCTATTTCGGCTATGACGCCGTGCGCTATATCGAGAAAAAGCTCGAAAACAGCTGCCCGCCCGACAGCCTGGGCACGCCCGACATCATGCTGCTGCAGTGCGAGGAAGTCGCCGTCATCGACAACCTCTCGGGCAAGCTCTACCTCATCGTCTATGCCAATCCCGGCGAGGCCGAGGCCTATACACGTGCCAAGAAGCGCCTGCGCCAGCTCAAGGAGCAGCTGCGCTATTCCGTCAGCGCGCCGCAGATTCGTGCCGGCGAAAGCTATCCCGCAGAGCGCAGCTTCGACAAGCAGGACTATCTGGACGCCGTGCAAAAGGCCAAGGAGCTGATTGCGGCGGGCGACTTCATGCAGGTGCAGGTAGGCCAGCGCATTCACAAGCGTTTCACGGCCTCGCCGCTGTCGCTGTACCGCGCGCTGCGCTCGCTCAACCCCAGCCCCTATATGTACTTCTACCATTTCGGAGATTTCCATGTGGTGGGAGCCAGCCCGGAGATTCTGGTGCGTCAGGAGCGCACGCCCGATGGTCAGAAGGTCACGATTCGCCCCCTGGCCGGCACCCGTCCGCGCGGCAATACGGTGGAGGCCGACAAGGCCACCGAGCAGGAGCTGATCGCCGACCCCAAGGAGCGTGCCGAGCATGTGATGCTGATTGATCTGGCGCGCAACGATATCGGCCGCATTGCCAGGACCGGCAGCGTCAAGGTGACCGAAGCCTTTGCCGTGGAGCGCTACAGCCATGTCATGCATATCGTGAGCAATGTGGAAGGCATCTTGCAGGACGGCATGGAGAACATGGATGTGTTCAAGGCCACCTTCCCCGCCGGCACGCTGACGGGCGCTCCCAAGGTGCATGCCATGGAAATCATCGACCGGCTCGAGCCCAGCAAGCGCGGCATCTATGGCGGTGCCTGCGGCTATCTGAGCTTTGCCGGCGACATGGATCTGGCGATCGCGATCCGTACCGGCGTCATCAAGGACAACGTGCTCTATGTGCAGGCCGCTGCCGGCGTGGTGGCCGACTCCGTGCCCGAGCTGGAGTGGAGAGAGACCGAGCACAAGGCCCGCGCCTTGCTGCGCGCTGCAGAACTCGTTGAGGAAGGTCTGGAATGA
- a CDS encoding chorismate mutase, whose product MNRSIEKVQHCTTMEDVRRNVNALDDVLVPLLVTRIGYMQQAARIKGDVGQVRDEARIEAIVSRVRERTAQEGGQPDVMETVYRALMEACIAYEHQEFARLREPKKSGE is encoded by the coding sequence ATGAATCGTTCCATTGAGAAGGTGCAGCACTGCACCACCATGGAAGATGTACGCCGCAATGTGAATGCGCTCGACGATGTGCTGGTGCCGCTGCTGGTCACGCGCATCGGCTATATGCAGCAGGCGGCGCGCATCAAGGGGGACGTGGGCCAGGTGCGCGATGAGGCGCGCATCGAGGCCATCGTCAGCCGCGTGCGTGAGCGCACGGCGCAGGAGGGCGGCCAGCCCGATGTGATGGAGACCGTCTATCGCGCGCTGATGGAAGCCTGCATCGCCTACGAGCACCAGGAATTTGCGCGCCTGCGTGAACCCAAGAAATCAGGGGAGTAA
- a CDS encoding aminodeoxychorismate/anthranilate synthase component II, with translation MKLLMVDNYDSFTYNIVQYFGELGAEVTVVRNDETTVAEVEALIAREGIERLVISPGPCSPNEAGISVAAIRHFAGKLPILGVCLGHQSIGAAFGGDIIRAGQQMHGKTSVISTDQKGVFADLPRQFTVNRYHSLVIDQSTLPECLEITATSEDGEIQGVRHRELAIEGVQFHPESILTEHGHAMLKNFLDQK, from the coding sequence ATGAAACTGCTGATGGTCGATAACTACGACAGCTTTACCTACAACATCGTCCAGTACTTTGGCGAGCTGGGCGCAGAGGTGACCGTGGTGCGCAACGACGAAACCACGGTGGCCGAAGTCGAGGCGCTGATCGCGCGCGAAGGCATCGAGCGGCTGGTGATCTCGCCCGGGCCCTGCTCGCCCAACGAGGCGGGCATCTCGGTGGCGGCGATCCGGCATTTCGCGGGCAAGCTGCCGATTCTGGGCGTCTGCCTGGGTCACCAGAGCATTGGCGCGGCCTTTGGCGGCGACATCATCCGGGCGGGCCAGCAGATGCATGGCAAGACCAGCGTGATCAGCACCGACCAGAAGGGCGTGTTTGCCGATCTGCCCAGGCAGTTCACGGTCAACCGCTATCACTCCCTGGTCATCGACCAAAGCACGCTGCCCGAATGCCTTGAAATCACGGCGACCAGCGAAGATGGTGAAATCCAGGGGGTGCGCCACCGCGAGCTGGCCATCGAGGGCGTGCAGTTCCACCCCGAGAGCATTCTGACCGAGCATGGTCATGCCATGCTGAAGAACTTTCTCGACCAGAAATAG
- the trpD gene encoding anthranilate phosphoribosyltransferase: protein MAMITPQEALQRTIEHREIFHDEMLHLMRMIMRGELSPVMTASIITGLRVKKETIGEISAAAEVMREFSNKVNVHDKRNLVDIVGTGGDGANTFNISTCSTFVIAAVGGKVSKHGGRSVSSKSGSADAMEALGVNINLNAAQIADCIRDVGIGFMFAPNHHPAMKNVAPVRKELGVRTIFNILGPLTNPASAPNILMGVFHEDLVGIQVRALQRLGAEHALVVYGRDGLDEISLGAGTLVGELKDGVVREYEVHPEDFGLRMAGTRSLKVENPEESKAMLMGVLQGEPGPARDIVCLNSGAALYAANVASSIEEGLERAQKAIDSGAALAKLQELVAYSQKLGQTAA from the coding sequence ATTGCAATGATCACTCCCCAGGAAGCGCTGCAGCGAACCATCGAGCATCGTGAAATCTTCCATGACGAAATGCTGCACCTGATGCGCATGATCATGCGCGGCGAGCTCTCGCCCGTGATGACGGCCTCCATCATCACCGGCCTGCGCGTGAAGAAGGAAACCATTGGCGAGATCTCGGCTGCGGCCGAGGTGATGCGCGAGTTCTCCAACAAGGTGAACGTGCACGACAAGAGGAATCTGGTCGATATCGTCGGCACCGGCGGCGATGGCGCCAACACCTTCAACATCTCGACCTGCTCGACCTTTGTGATTGCAGCGGTGGGCGGCAAGGTCAGCAAGCATGGCGGGCGCAGCGTCAGCAGCAAGTCGGGCAGCGCCGATGCCATGGAGGCGCTGGGCGTCAACATCAACCTCAACGCCGCGCAGATCGCCGATTGCATACGCGATGTGGGCATCGGCTTCATGTTTGCGCCTAACCATCATCCGGCCATGAAGAACGTGGCCCCCGTGCGCAAGGAACTGGGCGTGCGCACCATCTTCAACATCCTGGGCCCGCTCACCAACCCGGCATCCGCCCCCAATATCCTGATGGGCGTGTTCCACGAAGACCTGGTCGGTATCCAGGTGCGTGCCCTGCAGCGCCTGGGCGCCGAGCATGCGCTGGTCGTCTACGGCCGCGATGGCCTGGACGAAATCAGTCTGGGTGCGGGCACGCTGGTCGGCGAGCTCAAGGACGGCGTGGTGCGCGAGTATGAAGTCCATCCCGAGGACTTTGGCCTGCGCATGGCGGGCACGCGCTCGCTCAAGGTCGAGAATCCCGAGGAGTCCAAAGCCATGCTGATGGGCGTGCTGCAGGGCGAGCCTGGCCCGGCACGCGATATCGTCTGTCTGAACTCCGGCGCTGCCCTGTATGCCGCCAATGTGGCCAGCTCGATCGAAGAGGGCCTGGAGCGTGCGCAGAAGGCCATCGACAGCGGCGCGGCACTGGCCAAGCTCCAGGAGCTGGTGGCCTATTCGCAAAAGCTCGGCCAGACAGCGGCATGA